Proteins from a genomic interval of Tenacibaculum sp. SZ-18:
- a CDS encoding ArnT family glycosyltransferase: protein MKSILQSKYLLLLFFFLLFVINLTQSYFTELLSDEAYYWTYSNELNWGYFDHPPMVAVWISISKFFFASGELSVRFFSSITLPITFYFVWLLIDHSKKSNYKWLFILLTLTTSLFNVYGFITVPDTPLMLFTALFLLGYKKYLKEKSTTSYIILAISMACMMYSKYQAILVISFVLLSNLKVLLDGKIWLTTLLTFALFSPHLFWQIENDFPSFKYHLFERKENAVYKFENTYMHIINSIAIIGFTFPIVYKSFFKNIKNTDLFQKALNFIVIGFISFFFISTFSTHAQAQWIVPISIPLIVIPFNYLVENQKDIKLFKILAIVTLVASSFLRLIIATDGLFPKQFEIHGNKKWIVALDEKIKDKTPLVYNSYQTTSLYWFYSGRRPYQLNSWDSRKNQYDLYTYNKNYTIENAVLVGISKNNSPTDSLPKKNKGKIYYKYINNSYSKNNSIEIDFSDNLILTKNTNNSFEVLASGKMLSKLNSLKLAVALSVGRVKKVFPAMLINDKIEFNFNISDSKFNPSRIQLIGTSNPEINYIRLSPIKSITVNE from the coding sequence ATGAAATCAATACTACAATCGAAATACTTATTATTACTATTCTTTTTTCTTTTATTTGTAATTAACCTCACACAAAGTTATTTTACAGAATTATTGTCGGATGAAGCCTATTACTGGACTTATAGCAATGAATTAAATTGGGGATATTTTGATCATCCTCCAATGGTTGCAGTTTGGATTTCTATCTCTAAATTTTTCTTTGCCTCAGGAGAATTAAGTGTTCGTTTTTTCTCCTCTATTACACTACCTATAACATTTTATTTTGTTTGGCTTTTAATTGACCACTCAAAAAAATCAAACTACAAATGGTTATTTATTCTTCTAACGTTAACTACTTCGTTATTCAATGTATATGGATTTATTACAGTTCCAGATACGCCTTTGATGCTTTTTACAGCATTATTTTTACTTGGATATAAAAAATATTTAAAAGAAAAATCAACAACTAGTTACATAATACTTGCAATATCAATGGCATGTATGATGTATAGTAAATATCAAGCTATTTTAGTTATTAGTTTTGTATTATTATCAAACTTAAAAGTTTTACTTGACGGAAAAATTTGGCTGACTACTCTTTTAACTTTTGCTTTATTTTCACCACATTTATTTTGGCAAATTGAAAACGACTTTCCTTCTTTTAAGTATCATTTATTTGAAAGAAAAGAGAACGCCGTTTATAAATTTGAAAATACCTACATGCATATTATAAATTCTATTGCAATCATAGGTTTCACATTTCCTATAGTGTATAAATCATTTTTTAAAAATATTAAAAATACAGATTTATTTCAAAAAGCTTTGAACTTCATTGTAATAGGATTTATTAGCTTCTTTTTTATAAGTACCTTCAGTACTCATGCACAAGCACAGTGGATTGTTCCGATATCAATACCATTAATCGTAATTCCTTTTAACTACTTAGTAGAAAACCAAAAAGACATAAAACTATTCAAAATTTTAGCGATTGTAACATTAGTAGCTTCATCTTTTTTACGATTAATAATAGCTACAGACGGGTTATTTCCTAAACAATTTGAGATACATGGAAACAAAAAATGGATTGTAGCTTTGGATGAAAAAATTAAAGATAAAACACCTTTAGTATACAACTCTTATCAAACCACCTCTCTTTATTGGTTCTACTCTGGGAGAAGACCATACCAATTAAACTCTTGGGACAGTAGAAAAAATCAATATGATCTTTACACATACAATAAAAATTATACAATTGAGAATGCTGTTTTAGTTGGCATTAGTAAAAACAATTCACCTACAGATTCTTTACCTAAAAAGAATAAAGGAAAAATTTACTACAAGTACATTAATAATTCATACAGTAAAAACAATTCAATTGAAATAGATTTTTCAGATAATTTAATTTTAACAAAAAATACTAATAATTCTTTTGAAGTTTTGGCTTCAGGAAAAATGTTAAGTAAATTGAATTCATTAAAACTAGCGGTAGCATTAAGTGTTGGAAGAGTTAAAAAAGTATTCCCTGCTATGTTAATTAACGATAAAATTGAATTTAACTTCAACATATCCGATTCAAAATTTAATCCAAGTAGAATTCAATTAATTGGCACTTCTAATCCTGAAATAAACTACATACGATTAAGTCCGATTAAAAGCATTACTGTAAATGAGTAA
- the gyrA gene encoding DNA gyrase subunit A yields the protein MADGEKLIPINIEEQMKSAYIDYSMSVIVSRALPDVRDGLKPVHRRVLYGMHELGIKSTGAYKKSARVVGEVLGKYHPHGDTSVYDSMVRMAQNWSMRYMMIDGQGNFGSVDGDSPAAMRYTEVRMQKISEEMLSDIEKDTVDHKLNFDDTLHEPTVLPTRIPNLLVNGASGIAVGMATNMAPHNLTEVINGTIAYIDNRDIEIDDLMQHIKAPDFPTGGIIYGYDGVRDAFHTGRGRIVMRAKATIEEVKGRECIIVTEIPYQVNKAEMIKKTADLVNDKKLEGIASIRDESDRKGMRIVYVLKRDAIPNIVLNKLFKYTQLQTSFSVNNIALVKGRPQQLNLKELIHYFVEHRHEVIVRRTEYELKKAEARAHILEGLIIASDNIDEVISIIRGSANADEARESLIKRFELTEIQAKAIVEMRLRQLTGLEQDKLRGEYDEIIKTIADLKDILANEPRRYQIIKDELELIRDKYGDERRSVIEYAGGDMRIEDMIPNSKVVVTISHAGYVKRTNLDEYKVQNRGGRGQKGVTTRNEDFLEHLFVGTNHQHMLFFTQKGKVFWMRVFEIPEGGKNTKGRAIQNLINIEQDDKVKAFLVTDDLKDEDYINNHYVIMATKKGKVKKTPLEQYSRPRANGINAITIKEGDELLEAKLTTGDSQVMLALRSGKAIRFEEEKTRPMGRTASGVRGITLQHEEDEVVGMVSVNDMESNILVVSEKGYGKRSKLEDYRITNRGGKGVKTLNISEKTGNLVAIKNVDDSNDLMIINKSGITIRMAVEDLRVMGRATQGVKLINIKNSDSIAAVAKVMHEEDEENGTEIENETSVN from the coding sequence ATGGCAGACGGGGAAAAGTTAATTCCAATTAATATCGAAGAACAAATGAAATCCGCTTACATTGACTATTCAATGTCAGTAATTGTTTCGAGAGCTTTACCAGATGTAAGAGATGGTTTAAAGCCTGTACATAGAAGGGTTTTGTACGGAATGCATGAGTTAGGAATTAAATCAACAGGAGCATATAAAAAATCGGCAAGAGTAGTAGGAGAGGTGTTAGGTAAATATCATCCACATGGAGATACTTCGGTTTATGATTCTATGGTACGTATGGCACAAAACTGGAGCATGCGTTACATGATGATTGATGGGCAAGGAAACTTTGGTTCTGTTGATGGAGATAGTCCGGCAGCTATGCGTTACACGGAGGTTAGAATGCAAAAAATATCAGAAGAAATGCTTTCTGATATTGAGAAAGATACAGTAGATCACAAGTTAAACTTCGATGATACTTTACACGAGCCAACTGTATTACCAACTAGAATTCCGAACTTATTAGTTAACGGAGCTTCTGGTATTGCGGTAGGTATGGCAACTAATATGGCGCCACACAATTTAACCGAAGTCATCAATGGAACGATTGCCTATATTGATAACCGTGATATTGAAATCGATGATTTAATGCAGCACATTAAAGCACCAGATTTTCCAACAGGAGGAATTATTTACGGTTATGATGGTGTAAGAGATGCTTTTCACACAGGACGTGGACGAATCGTAATGCGCGCAAAAGCTACTATTGAAGAGGTAAAAGGTCGTGAATGTATCATAGTTACTGAAATACCATATCAAGTCAATAAGGCAGAGATGATTAAGAAAACTGCTGATTTGGTTAACGACAAGAAATTAGAAGGTATTGCAAGTATTCGCGATGAGTCAGACAGAAAGGGTATGCGAATCGTTTACGTCTTAAAGCGTGATGCAATCCCTAATATTGTTTTAAATAAATTATTTAAATACACGCAATTGCAAACGTCTTTTAGTGTTAATAATATTGCACTTGTTAAAGGTCGTCCTCAGCAGTTAAACTTAAAAGAGTTAATTCACTATTTCGTAGAACATAGACATGAAGTAATCGTTAGAAGAACTGAATATGAACTCAAAAAGGCTGAGGCTAGAGCACATATTTTAGAAGGTTTAATTATTGCTTCAGATAATATTGATGAAGTAATTTCAATTATTAGAGGCTCTGCTAATGCCGATGAAGCGAGAGAAAGTTTGATAAAAAGATTTGAGTTAACAGAGATTCAAGCCAAAGCTATTGTTGAAATGCGTCTTCGTCAGTTAACTGGACTAGAACAAGACAAATTAAGAGGTGAATATGATGAAATCATAAAAACAATTGCTGATTTAAAAGATATTTTAGCTAACGAGCCAAGAAGATATCAAATTATCAAGGATGAGTTGGAATTAATTCGTGATAAATATGGTGATGAGCGTCGTTCAGTTATTGAATATGCGGGAGGAGATATGAGAATTGAAGATATGATTCCAAATTCCAAAGTTGTTGTTACGATTTCTCATGCCGGATATGTTAAAAGAACCAATCTAGATGAATATAAAGTTCAAAATAGAGGGGGTAGAGGTCAAAAAGGAGTAACTACACGTAATGAAGATTTCTTAGAGCATTTATTTGTTGGTACAAACCATCAGCATATGTTGTTCTTTACACAAAAGGGAAAAGTTTTCTGGATGAGAGTATTTGAAATTCCAGAAGGAGGAAAGAATACTAAAGGTAGAGCAATTCAAAACTTGATCAATATCGAACAGGATGATAAAGTGAAGGCATTCTTGGTTACTGATGATTTAAAAGATGAGGATTATATCAACAACCATTATGTAATCATGGCAACTAAGAAGGGTAAGGTTAAGAAAACACCTCTAGAACAATATTCTAGACCAAGAGCTAATGGTATTAACGCAATTACTATAAAAGAAGGAGATGAATTATTAGAAGCTAAATTAACTACTGGAGATAGTCAAGTTATGCTGGCATTAAGATCTGGTAAAGCAATTCGTTTTGAAGAAGAGAAAACGAGGCCAATGGGTCGAACAGCTTCTGGTGTTAGAGGTATTACACTGCAGCATGAAGAAGATGAAGTTGTTGGAATGGTTTCTGTAAATGATATGGAGAGTAATATCTTGGTAGTTTCAGAAAAAGGTTATGGTAAACGATCTAAACTTGAGGATTATCGAATTACAAATCGTGGAGGAAAAGGTGTCAAAACATTGAATATCTCAGAAAAAACCGGTAATTTGGTCGCCATAAAAAATGTAGATGATTCTAACGATCTAATGATCATCAATAAGTCAGGAATCACAATAAGAATGGCTGTTGAGGATTTAAGAGTTATGGGAAGAGCTACGCAAGGTGTAAAATTAATCAATATTAAGAATAGTGATAGTATCGCAGCAGTCGCAAAAGTTATGCACGAGGAAGATGAAGAAAATGGCACAGAAATTGAAAACGAAACTAGTGTAAATTAA
- a CDS encoding C40 family peptidase, whose amino-acid sequence MFGICNLSIVPLRSEASDASEMVSQVIFGEHFEILEKTKKWSKIKLSFDSYEGFIDNKQYEEITESLYVKLQNEHPIFSGELIDFITDSENNLTTIPIGARLPFLNDNSFQINNITYKYEGKTVGQKLSKNAIVEIAYLFLNSPYLWGGKTPFGIDCSGFTQTVYKICGHKLLRDAKEQATQGEVLSFIEECEPGDLAFFDNDEGIITHVGIIMNDYNIIHAHGKVRIDKLDHSGIYNIDTQQHSHRLRVIKKMI is encoded by the coding sequence TTGTTCGGAATTTGTAATTTAAGTATTGTTCCCTTACGGTCAGAAGCTAGTGATGCTTCAGAAATGGTTAGTCAAGTAATTTTTGGTGAACACTTTGAAATCCTAGAAAAAACTAAAAAATGGAGTAAAATAAAACTTTCATTTGATAGTTACGAGGGTTTTATTGATAATAAACAATATGAAGAGATTACAGAATCTTTGTATGTAAAACTCCAAAATGAACACCCTATTTTTTCAGGTGAATTAATTGATTTTATTACAGATTCCGAAAACAATTTAACTACAATACCGATTGGAGCACGACTTCCATTTTTAAATGATAATTCGTTTCAAATAAATAATATTACTTATAAATATGAAGGAAAGACAGTTGGTCAAAAATTAAGTAAAAACGCTATTGTAGAAATAGCTTATTTATTTTTAAATTCTCCATATTTGTGGGGTGGAAAAACACCATTTGGAATCGATTGTTCAGGCTTTACGCAAACTGTGTATAAAATTTGTGGACATAAATTACTTAGAGATGCCAAGGAACAAGCCACTCAAGGTGAAGTATTAAGTTTTATAGAAGAATGTGAACCAGGAGATTTAGCTTTTTTCGATAATGATGAGGGTATAATCACACATGTGGGCATTATAATGAATGATTACAATATTATTCACGCTCACGGTAAAGTCCGAATTGATAAATTAGATCATAGCGGTATTTACAATATCGATACACAACAACATAGTCATCGATTAAGAGTTATTAAAAAGATGATATAA
- a CDS encoding tetratricopeptide repeat protein, with the protein MRKQVLAISLGLLTLGSFAQKKELKSIEKALKNNDFTGALTIVNSLDASIESADDKYKSKYYFLKGQAFAGKKEYQKAADAFNQLFDFEKKIGKERYSGEARPKLDKLIQSVSERAVNLYNKEKNYDEASKFFYLTYKLSPRDTAFAYNAAVSATQAKNYDAAINYYKELIQIGYTGKEVQYFAINKATGKEENLGNKVQRDAMVKSGKYSTPTEKTTEGRSATIIKNFGLILKEQGKTDEAIVAISKARKANPKDLNLLLNEAQLYIELGKMDKFGELMTEAVSLDPNNPTLYYNLGVVNFNQGRTEEAEKYYKKAIEIKPDYADAYMNLSVVILDKEKAIVEEMNKNLSNFKKYDELALKQKEVYKEALPYLEKADSLNRSLDTVKSLMSIYEVLEMEGKSKEFRGLYKSMK; encoded by the coding sequence ATGAGAAAACAAGTTTTAGCAATTTCTTTAGGTTTACTAACATTAGGTTCTTTTGCTCAAAAAAAAGAGCTTAAATCTATTGAGAAAGCACTTAAAAATAATGATTTTACTGGAGCTTTGACGATTGTAAATTCACTTGATGCTTCAATTGAAAGTGCAGATGATAAGTATAAATCTAAGTATTACTTCTTAAAAGGGCAGGCTTTTGCTGGTAAGAAGGAATATCAAAAGGCAGCTGATGCTTTCAATCAATTATTTGATTTCGAAAAGAAAATAGGGAAAGAACGTTATTCGGGTGAGGCTAGACCGAAGCTAGATAAGTTAATCCAATCTGTATCTGAAAGAGCAGTTAATTTATATAATAAAGAGAAGAATTATGATGAGGCTTCAAAATTCTTTTATTTAACGTATAAATTAAGTCCAAGAGATACTGCTTTTGCATACAACGCAGCTGTAAGTGCAACTCAAGCTAAGAATTACGATGCAGCAATTAATTATTACAAAGAGTTGATCCAAATTGGTTACACAGGCAAAGAAGTTCAATACTTCGCTATCAATAAGGCGACTGGTAAGGAAGAAAATTTAGGTAATAAAGTGCAAAGAGATGCGATGGTTAAGTCAGGGAAATATTCTACTCCAACTGAAAAAACGACTGAGGGTAGATCTGCAACAATCATTAAAAACTTTGGTTTAATTTTAAAAGAGCAAGGTAAAACTGATGAGGCTATCGTTGCTATTTCTAAAGCTAGAAAAGCAAATCCAAAAGACTTAAACCTATTATTGAATGAGGCTCAGTTGTATATCGAGTTAGGTAAAATGGATAAGTTTGGAGAATTAATGACGGAGGCTGTTTCATTAGATCCAAATAACCCAACATTGTACTATAATTTGGGTGTAGTAAACTTTAACCAAGGTAGAACAGAAGAGGCTGAAAAATACTATAAGAAGGCAATTGAAATTAAGCCAGATTATGCTGATGCTTACATGAATTTATCAGTTGTAATTTTAGACAAGGAGAAGGCTATTGTAGAGGAAATGAATAAGAATTTGTCAAACTTTAAGAAGTACGATGAATTAGCTCTTAAGCAAAAAGAAGTTTACAAAGAAGCTTTACCATATTTAGAAAAGGCAGATAGCTTAAATAGAAGCTTAGATACAGTTAAGTCTTTAATGAGTATCTACGAAGTTCTTGAAATGGAAGGGAAATCTAAAGAATTTAGAGGCTTATACAAATCAATGAAATAA
- a CDS encoding septum formation inhibitor Maf: protein MKLTLKHKFISIFSLILISFTLLQSCAPGNEKESFKETNIDKSSEIFSDRKVNSQTKEYWFDGKAEISSYELNQIRYGEIHTGIASLIYVTEPFSKSSNTKADFIKETNIPVLKLNSTKKFNTGIYPYSIMKSTFFPFEKTNTSLKMAFSMQEWCGMIYTEMTNRNNLIFSQNSYFEGASYKNKKLTKNTLEDDFWSLIRLNPELLPQGKQEIIPSMTFLNLTHQELKTYEAISKTTTTSDNFSKTYVIKYPTLDRTLSITFEAKFPYKVLSWTESYKSGYGNQRKKLITTAKLIKSIKIDYWNKNKNKDSYLRDSLGF, encoded by the coding sequence ATGAAACTCACTTTAAAACATAAATTTATTTCTATATTTTCTTTGATCCTTATTTCATTTACACTTTTACAGTCATGCGCCCCAGGTAACGAAAAGGAAAGTTTCAAAGAAACAAATATTGATAAAAGTTCTGAAATCTTTTCGGACAGAAAAGTTAATTCTCAAACAAAAGAATATTGGTTCGATGGAAAAGCTGAAATTTCTAGTTATGAATTAAATCAAATTAGATACGGTGAAATTCATACAGGAATAGCTTCATTGATTTATGTTACAGAACCTTTTTCTAAATCCTCTAATACAAAAGCCGATTTTATTAAAGAAACTAATATTCCAGTTTTAAAACTAAACTCTACAAAAAAATTCAACACTGGAATTTATCCATATTCAATAATGAAGAGTACTTTTTTTCCCTTTGAAAAAACGAATACATCATTAAAAATGGCTTTCTCGATGCAAGAATGGTGCGGAATGATATATACTGAAATGACCAACCGAAACAACTTAATATTTAGTCAAAACTCTTATTTTGAAGGAGCTTCTTATAAAAACAAAAAACTAACGAAGAACACGCTAGAGGACGATTTTTGGTCACTAATAAGGCTCAATCCTGAATTACTTCCTCAAGGAAAGCAAGAAATAATTCCTAGTATGACATTTTTGAATTTAACCCATCAAGAATTGAAAACTTACGAAGCCATATCAAAAACGACAACAACTAGCGATAATTTTTCAAAAACATATGTCATTAAATATCCAACGTTAGACAGAACTTTATCAATTACATTTGAAGCTAAATTTCCATATAAAGTTTTGAGTTGGACCGAAAGTTATAAAAGTGGATATGGGAACCAAAGAAAAAAATTAATTACTACCGCAAAACTCATTAAATCTATAAAAATTGATTACTGGAACAAAAACAAGAATAAGGATAGTTACCTTAGAGATAGTTTAGGTTTTTAA
- a CDS encoding ATP-dependent Clp protease ATP-binding subunit: protein MDENFSPGVRDVITFSKEEALRLGHDFIGTEHLLLGLIRKGDGKAIEILTTFDIDLDLVRNKLERLNPTSSLIEANQKKNLHLTRQAEKAIKTTFLEAKLYQSDAIDTAHLLLCILRNENDPTTKLLQKYDVDYDQAKALYKELNIDGGSIINPIAETNDDEFAEEKSGPYGQQQSSQRSKANKKSKTPVLDNFGRDLTALAENEKLDPVVGRLKEIERVSQILSRRKKNNPMLIGEPGVGKSAIAEGLALRIVNRKVSRILFDKRIISLDLASLVAGTKYRGQFEERMKALMNELEKNDDIILFIDEIHTIVGAGGATGSLDASNMLKPALARGEIQCIGATTLDEYRTNIEKDGALERRFQKVMVDPTTVEETIQILHNIKGKYEAHHNVEFTDEAIEACVKLTNRYMTDRFLPDKAIDALDEAGSRIHITNIVVPQQILELESKLEEIRERKTKAVSGQKYEEAAKLRDDEKNIEAALDSAQNQWEEDSKLHRETVTEDNVAEVVSMMTGIPVNRVAEAESHRLAELPSMIQGKVIGQDEAVTKVVKAIQRNRVGLKDPNKPIGSFIFLGSTGVGKTQLAKVLARELFDSDESLIRIDMSEYMEKFAISRLIGAPPGYVGYEEGGQLTEKVRRKPYSVILLDEIEKAHPDVFNMLLQILDDGHVTDSLGRKIDFRNTIIIMTSNIGVRKLKDFGAGVGFGTQAKKEQEDSNARGIIESALKKSFAPEFLNRIDDVIIFNSLERDDIHKIIDIELKKLLDRISDLGYKLSLTAKAKDYIADKGFDKQYGARPLKRAIQKFIEDALAEEIVNSKLNEGDSIFMDLNDETKELTIKIDKGEKPTETRTEVDEE from the coding sequence ATGGACGAAAATTTTTCACCTGGCGTAAGAGATGTAATTACCTTCAGTAAGGAAGAGGCCTTAAGATTAGGACACGACTTTATTGGAACGGAGCATCTTTTACTTGGTTTAATAAGAAAGGGAGACGGAAAAGCGATAGAAATTTTAACCACTTTTGATATAGATTTAGATTTAGTTAGAAATAAATTAGAAAGATTAAACCCTACCTCATCTCTAATTGAAGCAAATCAAAAGAAAAATTTACACTTAACTCGTCAAGCGGAAAAGGCTATAAAAACTACATTTTTAGAAGCTAAATTATACCAAAGTGACGCTATAGACACTGCCCATTTGTTACTATGCATTTTAAGAAATGAGAATGATCCTACAACAAAACTTCTTCAGAAATATGATGTTGACTATGATCAGGCAAAAGCTTTGTATAAAGAGTTAAACATTGATGGTGGCAGCATAATTAATCCTATTGCAGAAACTAATGATGATGAATTCGCTGAGGAAAAATCCGGACCATACGGCCAACAACAATCTTCCCAAAGAAGTAAAGCTAATAAAAAATCAAAAACACCTGTTTTAGACAACTTCGGAAGAGATTTGACTGCTTTAGCTGAAAATGAAAAACTCGATCCTGTAGTCGGAAGATTGAAGGAGATAGAACGTGTTTCCCAAATTTTAAGTAGAAGAAAGAAAAACAATCCAATGCTTATTGGTGAGCCTGGTGTGGGTAAATCAGCAATTGCAGAAGGTTTAGCTCTAAGAATTGTAAATAGAAAAGTTTCAAGAATTCTTTTTGACAAAAGAATAATCTCTCTTGATTTGGCAAGTTTGGTTGCTGGTACAAAGTATAGAGGGCAATTCGAAGAAAGAATGAAAGCTTTGATGAATGAATTAGAAAAAAATGACGATATCATTCTATTTATTGACGAAATTCATACAATCGTAGGCGCAGGTGGCGCTACTGGTTCTTTAGACGCATCTAATATGCTAAAACCAGCTTTAGCTCGTGGAGAAATTCAATGTATTGGTGCGACAACTCTAGATGAATATAGAACAAACATCGAAAAAGATGGAGCATTGGAACGTCGTTTTCAAAAAGTAATGGTAGATCCTACAACTGTTGAAGAAACAATTCAGATTTTACACAATATAAAAGGTAAATACGAAGCACACCATAATGTTGAATTTACGGATGAAGCTATCGAAGCATGTGTGAAATTAACAAACCGATATATGACAGACCGTTTTCTACCAGACAAAGCTATTGATGCTTTAGATGAAGCGGGTTCACGAATTCACATTACAAATATAGTAGTACCTCAACAAATCCTAGAATTAGAATCTAAACTGGAAGAAATTAGAGAACGCAAAACAAAAGCTGTAAGCGGACAAAAATATGAGGAAGCTGCTAAGTTACGTGATGACGAAAAGAACATAGAAGCAGCATTAGATTCAGCTCAAAATCAATGGGAAGAAGATTCAAAGCTTCATAGAGAAACTGTTACTGAAGATAATGTAGCTGAAGTAGTTTCAATGATGACTGGAATTCCTGTAAATAGAGTTGCCGAAGCCGAAAGCCATAGACTGGCAGAACTTCCAAGTATGATTCAAGGAAAGGTTATTGGTCAAGACGAAGCTGTTACCAAAGTTGTGAAAGCAATCCAACGTAATAGAGTTGGTCTAAAAGATCCGAACAAACCAATTGGTTCTTTTATTTTCTTAGGATCTACTGGTGTTGGTAAAACTCAATTAGCAAAAGTATTAGCTCGAGAATTATTTGATTCGGACGAATCTTTAATCAGAATTGACATGAGTGAATACATGGAAAAATTCGCTATCTCAAGACTTATTGGAGCGCCTCCAGGATATGTTGGATACGAAGAAGGTGGACAGTTAACTGAAAAAGTTCGTCGCAAACCATATTCTGTAATTCTTCTAGACGAGATCGAAAAGGCTCATCCAGACGTATTCAATATGTTATTACAAATTCTAGATGATGGGCATGTTACAGATAGTTTAGGAAGAAAAATTGACTTTAGAAATACTATAATTATTATGACATCAAATATTGGTGTTCGTAAGTTAAAAGATTTTGGAGCTGGTGTTGGTTTTGGTACTCAAGCAAAGAAAGAGCAAGAAGATTCAAATGCGAGAGGAATTATAGAAAGCGCCTTAAAGAAATCATTTGCTCCTGAATTTTTAAATCGTATTGATGATGTTATTATTTTCAACTCTCTTGAGCGTGATGATATTCATAAAATCATCGATATTGAACTTAAAAAATTACTCGATCGAATCTCTGATCTTGGATACAAATTAAGCTTAACAGCAAAAGCAAAAGATTATATCGCAGACAAAGGTTTTGATAAGCAATATGGAGCTAGACCATTAAAAAGAGCTATTCAAAAGTTTATTGAGGATGCACTGGCAGAAGAAATTGTAAATTCAAAATTAAACGAGGGAGATTCAATTTTTATGGATCTCAACGATGAAACAAAAGAGTTAACGATAAAAATTGACAAAGGTGAAAAACCTACAGAAACTCGAACAGAAGTTGATGAAGAATAA
- a CDS encoding ArnT family glycosyltransferase, giving the protein MFFLLGIWATYKFTLNNYNKETTTLAAIILATSLHSVISNFDVRAEPYLTGFIIASLYCFYLYIQNKKWTDLVMACLVCAFAIIINEIFAMIPIVAALRDHFIITKEWKEIINPIWILGLLLVSVFILPEIYTLYLQFDIHPEKIVFGKTDVSDIKFFLWDSQFGRFFNTGPIKGHGDPFFFVHTILWAFLPWSIIFYITSFLKIKRNLKSVNTNEEYYTLFGTLATILVFSLSKFKLAHYTNIVFPLMAIITADFIIKLKSRYRNLQKTFVISQWILISISIIAIIGISILMKPDFNFWIVLLLSLCVFGITQVFNNNKDKINRSFYLSSISFCFLYGFMLTHFYPTLFKYQGGVCAARYVNKNNFKI; this is encoded by the coding sequence TTGTTCTTTTTATTAGGAATCTGGGCAACTTATAAATTCACTTTAAATAACTATAATAAAGAAACGACAACTTTAGCCGCAATAATTTTAGCAACTTCATTACATAGTGTAATTTCAAATTTTGATGTTAGGGCGGAACCTTATTTAACAGGGTTTATCATAGCTAGTTTATATTGTTTTTACCTTTATATTCAAAATAAGAAATGGACTGATTTAGTAATGGCTTGTTTGGTCTGTGCTTTTGCTATTATCATAAACGAAATATTCGCTATGATTCCAATTGTTGCCGCTTTAAGAGACCATTTTATTATCACAAAAGAATGGAAAGAGATTATAAACCCGATATGGATTCTAGGATTACTATTGGTATCTGTTTTTATTCTTCCTGAGATTTACACATTATACTTGCAGTTTGACATACATCCGGAAAAAATTGTTTTTGGAAAAACCGATGTTTCAGATATAAAATTCTTTTTATGGGATAGTCAATTCGGTCGATTTTTTAATACTGGACCAATCAAAGGTCACGGAGATCCTTTCTTCTTTGTTCATACAATATTATGGGCGTTTTTACCTTGGTCTATTATATTTTATATTACGTCATTCTTAAAGATTAAGAGAAATCTGAAATCAGTAAATACGAACGAAGAATATTATACCTTGTTCGGAACATTAGCAACAATTTTAGTTTTTTCATTAAGTAAATTCAAATTAGCACATTATACCAATATTGTGTTCCCGCTTATGGCGATAATTACTGCTGACTTTATTATCAAACTTAAATCTCGCTATAGAAATCTTCAGAAAACATTTGTTATATCTCAATGGATTTTAATTTCGATTTCAATTATAGCAATTATTGGAATAAGTATTTTAATGAAACCTGATTTCAATTTCTGGATAGTACTTCTACTAAGTTTATGTGTTTTTGGAATAACTCAAGTTTTCAATAACAACAAAGACAAAATTAATAGAAGCTTTTACTTATCATCCATCTCTTTTTGCTTCTTATACGGATTTATGCTTACCCACTTCTATCCTACTCTTTTTAAATACCAAGGAGGTGTTTGTGCTGCGAGATATGTAAATAAAAACAACTTTAAAATATAA